The Canis lupus familiaris isolate Mischka breed German Shepherd chromosome X, alternate assembly UU_Cfam_GSD_1.0, whole genome shotgun sequence genome has a segment encoding these proteins:
- the LOC119868328 gene encoding ragulator complex protein LAMTOR5-like, producing MHWTRATKFSQAEKATLCRIPGWADSGGIEATLQQHLKDTMKNPPIARVLCTDSQGLNLGCYGILSDEHAGVISVLAQQAAKLTPDPTDIPVVCLESDNGNIMIQKHDSITVAMHKMAS from the coding sequence ATGCATTGGACCAGAGCCACTAAGTTCTCTCAAGCAGAGAAGGCGACACTCTGCAGGATCCCGGGCTGGGCAGATAGCGGTGGGATAGAGGCCACCTTGCAGCAGCACTTGAAGGATACAATGAAGAATCCACCCATTGCTAGAGTCCTGTGCACAGATTCACAAGGACTTAATCTGGGCTGTTATGGGATCCTGTCTGATGAGCATGCTGGGGTGATATCTGTTCTAGCCCAGCAAGCAGCTAAGCTGACCCCAGACCCCACTGATATTCCAGTGGTATGTCTAGAATCAGATAATGGGAATATTATGATCCAGAAACATGACAGCATCACAGTGGCCATGCACAAAATGGCCTCTTAA